A single region of the Verrucomicrobiota bacterium genome encodes:
- a CDS encoding hydroxyacid dehydrogenase: MDILITEELATSAIDRLRRQHRVVCDGTLWKNVEQLKAQAADARALMVRNQTLVTADLLSAAPKLIAVGRLGVGLDNIDVEAASRLGIVVVAPLDANAVSVAELTLGLILALARKIPLADRSTKAGGWDRKGCMGIELDGKTLAICGFGRIGRLVAARARAFGLRLLVFDPFVEANSAAFREPGAVLRPRLEDILADADFVTTHSPLTKETRNLFNAQSFAAMKHGAFFINTSRGGVVDEAALLAALQSGHLRGAALDVREIEPPQTRSGFDTMDNVILLPHIGAATTEAQTRTFETVAADLDRLLRGEAAVNFVNFARPKR; the protein is encoded by the coding sequence ATGGACATTCTGATTACCGAGGAGCTGGCCACGTCGGCCATCGACCGGTTGCGGCGGCAGCATCGTGTCGTTTGCGACGGCACGCTCTGGAAAAATGTCGAGCAACTGAAAGCGCAGGCTGCGGACGCGCGCGCTTTGATGGTCCGAAACCAAACGCTGGTGACGGCGGATTTGCTTTCGGCTGCGCCAAAGCTCATTGCGGTGGGACGGCTCGGAGTCGGCCTGGACAACATCGACGTCGAAGCGGCTTCCAGGCTCGGCATTGTCGTCGTCGCGCCGCTGGACGCCAACGCGGTCAGCGTGGCGGAATTGACGCTGGGGTTGATCCTGGCGCTGGCCCGGAAGATTCCCTTGGCGGATCGCTCGACGAAAGCCGGCGGCTGGGATCGCAAAGGCTGCATGGGCATCGAGCTGGACGGCAAGACGCTGGCGATTTGCGGGTTTGGACGCATCGGGCGGCTGGTGGCGGCGCGCGCGCGCGCCTTCGGGCTTCGGTTGCTGGTCTTCGATCCGTTTGTTGAGGCAAACTCCGCCGCCTTCCGAGAACCGGGGGCGGTGTTGCGCCCTCGCCTGGAAGACATCCTGGCGGACGCCGATTTCGTGACCACTCATTCGCCGCTCACGAAAGAGACGCGCAACCTGTTTAACGCCCAGAGCTTCGCGGCCATGAAACACGGCGCGTTTTTCATCAATACGTCCCGCGGCGGCGTCGTGGACGAAGCGGCCTTGCTCGCGGCGCTTCAGAGCGGGCATCTGCGCGGCGCGGCCCTCGACGTCCGGGAAATCGAACCGCCGCAGACGAGAAGCGGCTTCGATACGATGGACAACGTCATTCTCTTGCCGCACATCGGCGCGGCGACGACGGAAGCGCAAACGCGGACCTTCGAGACGGTGGCGGCGGACCTCGACCGTTTGCTGCGCGGTGAAGCGGCGGTGAATTTCGTGAACTTCGCGCGGCCGAAGCGCTAA